One stretch of Arachis hypogaea cultivar Tifrunner chromosome 20, arahy.Tifrunner.gnm2.J5K5, whole genome shotgun sequence DNA includes these proteins:
- the LOC112785139 gene encoding uncharacterized protein produces MKPAQWVSEHKLTTIGALWATGVGASLMAYARTKSRMKPSLRLIHARLNAQALTLAVLSGAAAYHYYANINNDQNRSVDEDIRIRPSSSPNVKDFVEWDLHSPF; encoded by the exons ATGAAGCCAGCTCAGTGGGTTTCAGAGCATAAGCTCACTACCATTG GGGCACTGTGGGCGACAGGTGTTGGAGCATCACTGATGGCATATGCACGCACAAAGTCTCGTATGAAACCAAGCCTCAGGCTTATCCATGCCAG GTTGAATGCACAGGCTTTGACTCTAGCAGTTCTATCAGGTGCAGCTGCATATCACTACTACGCTAATATTAATAACGATCAGAATCGTTCTGTTGATGAGGATATTCGAATTAGACCATCTTCTTCACCCAATGTTAAAGACTTCGTTGAATGGGACCTACATTCtcctttctaa